Proteins found in one Quercus robur chromosome 2, dhQueRobu3.1, whole genome shotgun sequence genomic segment:
- the LOC126698303 gene encoding uncharacterized protein LOC126698303 yields the protein MVIEEETLATRRALELAIELGFDNLVLEGDSKVLIKVLESRTSSLGLKDKLNSHVGGVNSTHYQAVQKSEDLLKEKQHIQSIFVKQSNQDKIEYWIQLNAIVDCIRFLLCRGLTFRGHDESQGSSDKGNFLELVQFLGDYNESINEVLQKAPKNCKLTHPDIQKDIVNAIARETSKAIIKDLDNGFFSILVDESRDISVKEQMALVLRYVNKEGIIIERFLGIVHVASTTALSLKHAIECLLCEHNLSLSNLHGQGYDGTSNMQGDINGLKTLILKENKSAFYVHCFAHQLQLTLVAVAKNHINIVEFFYVVSNLVTVVEGSCKRRDAIRDTQFAKIKEDLENGVRRSGQGLNQETNLKRPGDTRWGSYYGTILSLILMFSAVVDVLEIIEEDGLSNQKVEARSIMSNSFVAFDKEKLIRLAKFYPSDFLGTDILALDSQLQNYIFEMHNNDFFLELQGVSELAEKSINTLNFLHSQYGQSRLKET from the exons ATGGTTATTGAGGAGGAAACATTGGCAACACGGCGAGCCCTTGAACTAGCAATAGAGTTGGGGTTTGATAATCTTGTCCTGGAAGGAGATTCAAAGGTCCTCATCAAAGTCCTTGAGAGTAGAACTAGTTCTCTGGGCTTA AAAGATAAGTTAAATTCCCATGTTGGAGGAGTTAATAGTACTCATTACCAAGCTGTCCAGAAGAGTGAAGATCTATTGAAGGAAAAGCAACACATTCAAAGTATTTTTGTTAAGCaatcaaatcaagataaaattgaatattGGATTCAATTAAATGCAATAGTTGATTGCATAAGATTCCTTTTATGCCGGGGATTAACTTTTCGTGGTCACGATGAATCTCAAGGTTCAAGTGATAAAGGAAATTTCCTTGAGCTTGTACAATTTTTGGGGGATTACAATGAATCTATCAATGAAGTGTTGCAAAAAGCTCCGAAAAATTGCAAGCTTACCCACCCTGATATTCAAAAAGACATTGTGAATGCAATTGCTCGTGAAACATCCAAAGCCATCATCAAGGATCTTGACAATGGGTTCTTTTCAATATTAGTTGATGAGTCACGTGATATCTCAGTGAAAGAACAAATGGCCCTCGTTCTTCGTTATGTGAACAAAGAAGGAATTATTATAGAGCGATTCCTTGGTATTGTACATGTAGCAAGTACTACCGCTTTGTCACTCAAACATGCTATTGAATGTTTACTTTGTGAACATAATTTGAGTTTATCGAACCTACATGGGCAAGGTTATGACGGGACTAGTAATATGCAAGGTGATATCAATGgtctcaaaactttaattttgaaagagaacaAGTCAGCATTTTATGTCCATTGTTTTGCTCATCAACTTCAATTGACACTTGTTGCTGTTgctaaaaatcacattaacattgttgaatttttttatgtggttagTAATTTAGTAACTGTTGTTGAAGGCTCTTGTAAGAGACGAGATGCTATTCGAGATACACAATTtgccaaaattaaagaagatttaGAGAATGGTGTACGTAGAAGTGGGCAAGGTTTGAATCAAGAGACAAATCTTAAACGTCCTGGTGATACACGTTGGGGATCATATTATGGGACTATTCTCAGcttgattttgatgttctcTGCTGTTGTTGATGTACTAGAGATTATTGAAGAAGATGGCCTCTCCAACCAAAAAGTTGAAGCTCGATCTATTATGAG TAATTCATTTGTGGCTTTCGATAAGGAAAAGTTGATACGTCTAGCTAAGTTCTATCcctctgattttcttgggacaGATATTTTGGCACTTGACTCTCAACTGCagaattatatttttgaaatgcACAACAATGACTTCTTTTTAGAGCTTCAAGGAGTTAGTGAACTTGCTGAAAA GAGCATCAACACCCTGAACTTTTTGCATTCACAGTATGGTCAATCTAGACTCAAAGAAACCTGA
- the LOC126698310 gene encoding zinc finger BED domain-containing protein RICESLEEPER 1-like, giving the protein MNGEEGFQLVPTAFTVEASRKALTEMIIIDELPFRFVEGYGFQRYSTTLQSKLQIRDIPSHQTVARDVISIYGVEREKLREALKGRRVCLTMDTWTMDNASSNGTTIKFLQTVTKDWKGTVLEHEFLHMRCCAHILNLIVGDGLKEIDASIARVREAVRWNSTYLILDIAEKFEKVFLRKDFEDDSYSSYFLNKENSVGLGSPCGVDFQNCRTFVGFLKLFNNATKKFSDSLYVTSNTFFDEMFMIQENIAHLIKSQNHLLKNMATKMEAKFEKYWGKGDKINKLLYVAVVLDPRKKMRFLKFSFSEIYGDEVADEMVDLVRNFMDRLNDDYSRVDSPNVVLPSENGRTHMEGNTIGCSDPYVMVNSRYERFLEAENIGCSNEIEKYLAENCESRRDVKFEILGWWKANSDRYQELSKMAKDYRRAHT; this is encoded by the exons ATGAATGGGGAGGAAGGGTTTCAGCTTGTACCAACAGCCTTTACTGTTGAGGCTTCTAGGAAGGCACTCACTGAAATGATTATAATAGACGAGTTGCCTTTTAGGTTTGTTGAAGGATATGggtttcaaagatattcaacaaCCTTACAATCTAAGTTGCAAATTAGGGATATCCCATCTCATCAAACTGTGGCTAGGGATGTGATTAGCATTTAtggtgttgagagagagaaactaaggGAAGCCTTGAAAGGTCGTAGGGTGTGCCTTACTATGGACACATGGACTA TGGATAATGCTTCCTCTAATGGTACTaccattaaatttttacaaacagTAACTAAAGATTGGAAAGGGACTGTTTTAGAACATGAGTTCTTGCACATGAGGTGTTGTGCACATATCTTAAATCTGATTGTGGGAGATGGTTTAAAAGAAATTGATGCATCCATTGCTAGGGTGCGTGAAGCGGTGAG GTGGAACTCTACCTATCTCATATTAGATATTGctgaaaaatttgagaaagtgtTCCTAAGAAAAGACTTTGAGGATGATAGCTATTCTTCATACTTTTTGAACAAGGAAAATAGTGTTGGTTTGGGATCTCCTTGTGgggttgattttcaaaattgtagGACATTTGTGGGTTTCTTGAAACTTTTTAACAATGCAACAAAAAAGTTCTCCGATTCTTTGTATGTGACTTCAAATACCTTCTTTGATGAGATGTTTATGATTCAAGAGAATATTGCTCATttaattaaatctcaaaatcatctcttgaAAAACATGGCAACTAAAATGGAAGCTAAATTTGAAAAGTACTGGGGGAAGGGGGATAAAATTAATAAGCTTTTGTATGTGGCTGTGGTTCTTGATCCAAGGAAGAAAAtgaggtttttgaagttttctttttctgaaatttatggGGATGAAGTGGCTGATGAGATGGTTGATTTGGTGAGGAATTTCATGGATAGGTTAAATGATGATTACTCTAGGGTTGATTCACCAAATGTGGTACTACCAAGTGAGAATGGGAGGACACACATGGAAGGTAATACAATTGGTTGTAGTGATCCATATGTGATGGTTAATTCACGATATGAGCGGTTTTTAGAGGCTGAGAATATAGGGTGTAGCAAtgagattgaaaaatatttggctGAAAATTGTGAGAGTAGAAGGGAtgtgaaatttgagattttgggGTGGTGGAAAGCCAATTCAGATAGGTACCAAGAGCTGTCCAAAATGGCTAAGGAT TACCGGAGGGCGCATACTTGA
- the LOC126713511 gene encoding uncharacterized protein LOC126713511, with the protein MSLACLVCHSVESPSHSFRSYSVSSSDNDGRCSAIANCLARKSSLIPLAANSCIASSSKVSPQPTIPSNNGMVGAPRLVRSRAVRRDLVRDWNFDEVVMGR; encoded by the coding sequence ATGAGTCTGGCATGTCTTGTGTGTCACAGCGTAGAAAGTCCATCACATTCTTTCAGGAGTTACTCCGTTTCAAGTTCTGACAATGATGGGAGATGTTCAGCTATTGCCAACTGCTTAGCAAGGAAGTCATCCCTAATACCCTTAGCGGCGAACTCTTGTATCGCATCATCATCCAAAGTGAGTCCACAACCAACAATTCCAAGCAACAATGGAATGGTGGGTGCCCCACGTCTTGTCCGAAGCCGTGCTGTGAGAAGGGATCTTGTGAGAGACTGGAATTTTGATGAAGTTGTGATGGGGCGTTAG